In Pseudomonas sp. ADAK2, the genomic window CCGAGCTCTACGGTATCGGTAAGGTCAAGGGCACACGCTTGCCGCTGATCCAGGTACCGACCACCGCCGGCACCGGTTCCGAAGTGACCAACATCACCATCCTGACCACTGGCGCCACGACCAAAATGGGCGTGGTGTCATCCCAACTGTATGCCGACAAAGTCATTCTCGATGCCGAACTGACTATCGGTCTGCCGGCGCTGCACACCGCCGCTACCGGCATCGATGCGATGGTTCATGCAATCGAGGCTTACACCAGCCGTCATCGGAAAAATCCGATTTCCGACACCCTCGCACGCGAAGCCCTGCGCCTGCTTTCCGGCAGCCTGATCGCTGCGTGTGAGGACGGCAAAAACCGTATCGCCCGCGAAGCCATGCTCTTGGGTGCGACGATGGCAGGGCAGGCATTTGCCAACGCGCCCGTCGCCGCCGTACATGCCCTCGCCTACCCATTGGGTGGTCACTATCACATCCCTCATGGTCTCTCGAACGCGTTGATGCTTGGCCCGGTGTTGCGCTTCAACATGGCGGCTGCAGCCCCCCTCTATGCCGAACTGGCCGACACCCTGCTGGGGCGTAGCAATACCTCGACGTCCATGCGTTCCGCGCGCTTCGTCGAACACATGGAAGACTTGATGAACCGATCAGGGGCACCGCGCCGGTTGCGCGACGTCAAAGTCACACAGGAAAGTCTGCCGCTGCTGGCCAGCGATGCGATGAAGCAGGAGCGCCTGCTGATGAACAACCCGGTCGATGTCCGTGAAGCCGATGCGCTGGCGCTGTACCGCCAGGCCTTCTAACACTGCGCATCGTGATTTTCTCAACAACAGAACACATTCGGGCACTTCCATGACGAACGCCATCAACCCATTCGTCCCTGCCTCTTCTCTCTGCATCCAACAGGTATTGATAAATGTTGAACACCCATCCGCAAACCTACGACATCGTCATCCTCGGCGCCGGCTT contains:
- a CDS encoding iron-containing alcohol dehydrogenase, whose amino-acid sequence is MSIFKAFTFDTVASIVTEWGAARRMGELLSDWTDRRNLLIVTDKFLHQGGLLDQAKASLAAAGFNINVFDDVVADPPEAVLLDCVGQAKAAGVDIVLGLGGGSSLDIAKLAAVLITSDQPLSELYGIGKVKGTRLPLIQVPTTAGTGSEVTNITILTTGATTKMGVVSSQLYADKVILDAELTIGLPALHTAATGIDAMVHAIEAYTSRHRKNPISDTLAREALRLLSGSLIAACEDGKNRIAREAMLLGATMAGQAFANAPVAAVHALAYPLGGHYHIPHGLSNALMLGPVLRFNMAAAAPLYAELADTLLGRSNTSTSMRSARFVEHMEDLMNRSGAPRRLRDVKVTQESLPLLASDAMKQERLLMNNPVDVREADALALYRQAF